AACCAATTCTTTACCCGCGATGATCATGGCGATCATTTCCTCAATGAGGCTCTTCGCTGCGGCAACTTGGCTGGCTGGACCATTGATGGCTATCGAATTTCCGCGGGCGTGCACATCAACATCAGGATAGGTTAGCTCCAGCGTCTTAAGGAGCCTGTCCTCGGTACCAAAAAGCGCCACCATCGGCACACCCTGTACCTCAAGGATCTCGGTGCGTGATTTATCAGCCGAAGAATTAGACAACCTGCTCCTTAGGTGTCGTGCTGGTTATGTGACCGTGTGCGTGGAATACCGTTTGACCGGCCTCGACTCCGGTGTTAAAAGTGAGGCGGAACGAGCCGGTGGATAAATCTGAGGCGATGCGAGACCCCAACTGGACCAAATCAACTAAGTAGTCTTTGGCCTCCACGACCAAATCGGCAACATTCTCATGATGCTGCTTTGGGATCACCAAGATGTGAATTGGCTGCTTGGGCGCGATGTCCCAAAAGGCCAAAGAGAGCTCGGTTTCAGCAACAATCTTTGCTGGAATCTCTTTTGCGGCAATCTTGCAAAAAATACAGTCACTCATGGTGTCAGTCTACTTCTGAGGTCAGGACCAGAGCCCAAGCTTGGCCTGGATAACCGCTATTGCGGCAACACCTGCCGTTGAGGTTCGCAAAATCGGAGCACCGAGGTTTACTCGCGTTGCGCCAGCCTCTTCAAAAAGGGCCAATTCAGAGTCACTGATTCCGCCCTCAGGCCCAACCACAATTGCCACGTTCTCACTAGATAAATCAACATTGCCAAGGCCAACTTTGGCCGTTGGATCTAGGACCAACACGAGATCGAAGGATTCAATCGTTGTTGCCAGTTGCTTTGATGACATTGGCTGGGTAACCACCGGTTCAAATACCCGCAAGGATTGTTTGGCCGCTTCGGCAACAATCGTCTGCCAGCGCTCGACGCCTTTGGATACTTTTGCACCTTCCCACCGCGAGATGGAACGCTCTGACTGCCAAGGAACGATGCCCCAAGCTCCCAATTCGGTGGCTGCCTGGATTGCCAGTTCATCGCGGTCACCTTTGGCAAGGGCCTGAATAAGGGTCAACCTTGCTGCCGGTTCAGACTCGAGAATCACCTCTGAGATTCGAACGGTCAGGCTATTTTGAGCCAATGAGTCCACCAAACCGCGAACTCGAGTTCCTCGACCATCAGTCAGCTGAATTCCCTCGCCCACTCGCATCCTCCGGACCGAAACGGCGTGCTTTCCCTCTGAACCTGAAAGCGTAATGATGCCATCAACAACCGGGCTACCCAAGGTTGTTTTGAACAGTGGTTCAACCATGACTAGTGCTTCCGTCGTCCGGCAAAGAAACCGTGAGTCTGTTCTACCAACTTGATCGAATCGGACTTGCGCATGGCCGCAAGCTTACGAATTAATTCCTTTTGCTTGGAGTCAAGCTTGGTTGGCGTCGAAACTTGAACCCGAATCTTCAAATCACCGCGTCCAGAAGCCCGAAGCCTCTGAACACCCCTGCCCTTCACGGTAATAATGTCGCCAGTCTGCTGCCCCGGCTCAATCTCGATTGATTGAGGGCCATCAAAAGTCTCAATTTTGGTCAATGCACCCAAGATGGCATCCTGCATCGGCACCACTAGGACACAGGTGAGGTCATCACCCTGTCGACCGAAAATGTCGTGCTCACGAACCGCGATGTCAACGTACAGGTCTCCGTTCGGACCGCCTGCGAAACCCACCTCGCCCTGGCTGGCAAGTTGCAGACGCAAACCGTCTTCAACTCCAGCGGGAATGTTTAGGTCGAGCGAACGGCGGGCTCTAACTCGTCCTTGGCCTCGGCAGTCTAGACAAGGCTCGGGGATTACCTGACCGTACCCGCGGCAGGTTCCACATGGTTGAGATGTAACTACGTTGCCGAGGAGTGATCGAACCTGTCGCTGGATTTGACCGGTTCCGCGACAAATGTCACAGACCGCCATTGAGGTTCCAGGTCGGCAGCAACTGCCTGAGCAGGTTTCACAAATTACGGCGGTGTCAACTTCGATTTCTTTGGCCACACCAAAGGTGACCTCTTCAAGGGTTAGCTCCAGCCGGATAAGCGCATCCTGACCGCGCTCAGCACGCGACTTTGGCCCGCGCTGGCTTGAGCCGCCAAAGAAGGTGTCGAAAATGTCACCGAATCCGAATCCACCCGAACCACCGAAAGGATCCTGCCCGCCCATGTCGTATTGACGTCGGGAATTGGCATCGCTCAACACCTCGTAGGCGTGGGTCACCGACTTAAATCGCTCTTGCGCCTCAGGTGCCGGGTTGACATCCGGGTGCAGTTCACGAGCCAACTTTCGGTAAGCCTTCTTGATTTGGTCCTCGGATGCATCGCGTGCGACACCCAAAACCTCGTAGTGATCAGCCAAAAGTTCCTCAGTTTCCTAGTGCTTTGGTCAAATAACGTGCCACGGCTCGCACCGACGCAATGTTTGATGAATAGTCCATTCGAGTTGGCCCAATGACACCCAACTTGGCAATCTCACTGCCCTGATTTTCATATCCGCTGACAACAACCGAGGCACCAGCAAGTCCCTCGAAGGAGTTCTCTCGGCCAATTCGCACGCTAACTCCGTGCTGCTCTGCCTGCATTTCCGAAATCAACTTGAGCAGAACCACCTGCTCCTCGATAGCCTCAAGTACCGGAGAAATACTTCCCGGGAAGTCCTGCTCACGCCTAGCGAGATTTGCGGCCCCGGCCAAAATAATCTTCTCTTGGCGGTTTGCATCGACTTGCTCAACCAGACTGGCGCAAATTGAACCCACTTGCTGGGCAAAGCGTGACTCAAAAAACTTGTCCAAACCACTGAGCTTCTCGGCTACTGCGCTGAGAGCTAATCCAGTCAAAAGGGTGTTGAGTCTTGCCCTCAGTTCACCCACGAAGCCTTCATCGATGGTTTGCCCCAATTCAACAACGTGCTGTTGAATTCGGCCGCTGTCAGTGATCAGCACCATAAGAATGCGGGTGTCAGAGGCGGGAATCAGCTCGATGTGCCGAACGGTTGCCTTGCCAAGTGTTGGGTACTGAACCATAGCGACCTGATTGGTCAGCTGCGAGAGCAACCTGACAGTCCTACCCAGAGTTTCATCCAAGTCTGCACTGCCGGTCATGAAACTTTCAATAGCCAGGCGCTCAGCAGTATTGAGCGGTTTTACCTCGTTAAGGCGATCAACAAAGACTCGATATCCCTTATCGGTTGGAACACGACCGGCTGAGGTGTGCGGCGCGTGAATCAGGTTCTCTTCTTCTAGAAACGCCATATCGTTGCGAATCGTGGCTGCCGAGACGCCAAATGAGTGCCGCTCAACAAGAGATTTTGAACCTACCGGCTCTTTGGTTGCGATGTAGTCCTGAACAATCGCCCGCAAAACCTCGAGGCTTCTATCCGGTATCAAGATGGCCTCTCTTTCGCTAGCACTCGATGTCCTCGAGTGCCAATATTAGCCTGTGGTAGCCCGATTCCATAGACTGAAACGGCTAGGTAAAGGGGTAGAAATCATGTCAGACACAAACGAGTACAAATCTGCGGGTAATAAATTCTCGAAAGAGGAAGAGAAACTTTGGTCGGTCCTAGTACATGCGGTTGCAATCGTGTTTGAGTTCTTTGCCCCAGTACTTGGATTTCTGCTTTTCAGGGACAAGGGGCCGTTCATTCGTCACCACGTGACCGAGTCGCTCAACTTTGGCCTAACCATGGTGGTCTTCGCTATTGGCCTAGCAATTTCAGTTATCGGTTGGTTGGTGATTTGGGCGTTGCCAATCTACTGGACAATTTTTAGGATTGTCGCTTCCTATCGAGCCAGCCAGGGAGACTTCTATCGATATCCGCTGACTATCCGATTCGTCAAGAACTAGTCCAGTAGTTTTCTAACCAGAGAATCGGCTAATAATCGACCCTTGAGCGTCAGCCGGATTTGCCCATTGATTGCCGCTCCCGGCTCGATTAAGCCGTCGGCAATGAATCCAGCGATCAACCCCACTGCGTGCTCGCTAACGGTTTTGGCCAGGTCTATAGAAAGACCTTCGTAAATTCTGATTTCGAGGAGAATTCTCTCCTCAAGGCGTGTCCTCTCCGACAAGACTTCCCGACCAGCAGCCGGCGATTTTCCGAACGTCAGGGCTGCCGAGTAGACGCTTGGGTGCTTCTGATTCCACCAACGTACTCCCCCGAAATGACTGTGAGCCCCGGGGCCGTAACCCCACCAGTCCTGCCCCTGCCAGTAGGCCAGGTTATGCCTCGAGGCGTTTTCGACACCAGCTGCTTCCTTTGACCAGTTACTAACCTCGTACCACTTGAATCCAGCGTCTTTTAGCAACTCATCCGCCAGCTCGTATTTATCCGCCTGCAAATCTTCATCTGGCTCATCGAGATCGCCACTTCGAATCTGCCGCGCCAACTTAGTGCCAGGTTCGACGATTAGGGCGTATGCAGAAATATGATCGGGTTCCATGCTCAGTGCGGCCAGGACGCTTTCACGCCACTGTTCGAGGGTCTCGCCCGGTGCTCCGTAAATTAGGTCTACAGAGGTCGCCAGACCAGCAGCTTTAGCGGCCTCGATGGCGGCCGGAACGTTTGCCGGATTATGTGTGCGCTCCAACGTGGCTAAGACCGATGGAACAGCCGACTGCATGCCGAAAGACACTCGGGTGAATCCACCCGCCTTCAGAATTTGAAGGTAATCAAGGTCAACGGTATCGGGGTTGGCCTCAGTTGTTATTTCAGCGGCGTCGGAAATACCGAACGCAGAATCGAGTGAAGCGAGAATCTTGACTAGATCTGAGGCCGGCAATTGCGTGGGAGTTCCGCCACCAAAAAACACCGTCGAAAGAGGCCGGTTCTCGATGCCGGTTCGAGCTAGAACGCCTTGGCTAAAAGCAATCTCAGAAATTAGGACATCTGCATACTCAGATTGGCTCGCGCCATCGAGCTCGGAAGCTGTATAGGTATTGAAATCACAGTAACCACATCGAACACGACAAAAAGGAATGTGCACGTAGGCGTGGAAGCTTCTGTGTTTAGCACCCTCGCCTGCTTGTGCCGGCAAACTGCCGTCACTTGGTGCGGGTTCGCCAATCGGCAGCGGTCCGGCCACTACTTCTTCTTCTCGCCCTTTTTCTCGCCATCAGTCGATAGCGCGGCAATAAATGCCTCTTGCGGCACTTCAACGCGACCAATGGTCTTCATGCGCTTCTTACCCTCTTTTTGCTTCTCAAGAAGTTTGCGCTTACGACTGATGTCACCGCCGTAACACTTGGCAAGAACGTCTTTTCGCATAGCCCTGATTGACTCACGGGCAATAATCCTGGCACCGATAGCAGCCTGAATTGGGACTTCAAACTGCTGGCGCGGAATCAACTCACGCAGCTTACCGGTGATCATGACGCCATAGGCGTAGGCCTTTTCTCGGTGCACGATTGCGCTAAATGCGTCAACCTGTTCACCCTGGAGAAGGAGGTCAACCTTGACTAGATCTCCCTCTTCAAGACCAATTTCCTCGTAGTCGAGAGATCCATAACCAGCGGTTTTGCTCTTCAACTGATCAAAGAAGTCAAAAACAATCTCGGCCAGCGGAAGGGTGTATCGAAGTTGAACGCGGTCTTCGCCTAGATATTGCATGTCGATCATGGTGCCACGGCGACTCTGGCAGAGCTCCATGATGGTACCGACGTAGTCTTTCGGGCTCAGAATAGTGGCACGCACAATCGGCTCGAGGATCTTCTTAATTTTTCCGCCAGGGAATTCGCTCGGGTTAGTGACGGTAATCTCGTCGCCGTTCTCAAGAGTTACCTCGTAGACCACAGATGGGGCCGTGGCAATGAGGTCCAACCCAAACTCGCGCTCGAGGCGTTCGGTGACGATCTCTAGGTGCAATAGGCCTAGGAATCCAATTCGGAATCCGAAGCCGAGAGCTACCGAGGTTTCTGGCTCATAGACCAGTGCGGCGTCTGAAAGCTTGAGCTTGTCCAACGCTTCGCGCAAGACTGGGTAGTCGGATCCATCAATCGGATACACGCCCGAGAAAACCATTGGCTTTGGGTCCGCATAACCCTTTAGCGGCTCAGTGGCCGGGTTTAGCTTGGTGGTAACCGTGTCACCCACCTTGGACTGGCGAACGTCCTTCACACCGGTGATTAGGTAACCGACCTCACCGACTCCAAGGCCCTTGGTAGGTTCTGGTTCTGGTGAAGAAACACCGATCTCCAGCGCTTCGTGAACCGCTTTAGTAGACATCATGGTGATTTGCTCACGTGGCTTGAGCTGCCCGTCAATCATGCGAATGTAGGTAACTACGCCACGATAGCTGTCATACACCGAGTCAAAAATCATCGCGCGCGCAGGCGCATTTGGGTCACCAACTGGCGCAGGCACCTCGTTGACAATCAGGTCAAGCAGCGAGTCAACACCCATACCGGTTTTTCCTGAAACGCGAAGGCAATCTTCAGGATTTCCACCGATTAGGTTGGCCAGCTCCTCCGCATACTTTTCTGGCTGCGCAGCTGGGAGGTCAATTTTGTTTAGGACTGGAATGATCTTGAGGTCATTTTCCATCGCCAAGTACAGGTTGGCCAGGGTCTGGGCCTCGATACCCTGAGCAGCATCTACCAGGAGAACGGCGCCCTCACAGGCTGCCAATGAACGCGATACCTCATAAGTAAAGTCAACGTGTCCAGGGGTGTCGATCATATTTAGCGCGTAGGTTTTGCCATCCATCTCCCAAGGCATACGAACTGCCTGAGACTTGATGGTGATTCCGCGCTCACGTTCGATGTCCATGCGGTCCAAGTACTGGGCACGCATAGATCGGTCGTCGACGACACCGGTTAGCTGAAGCATTCGGTCAGCCAAAGTTGACTTACCGTGATCAATGTGGGCGATGATGCAGAAATTGCGAATCATCGCTGGATCGGTCTTTGCCGGTTCTAGACGGGTGGTTGCGCGTGGCGACAAAAGAAACCTCTAATTAGATTGAAGAAAGGGACCGCTCAGCGGTTTCTCTATTCTCTCACATGCTCGACGGCACTCCGAGGGATTTACTTGCCGATTACCGCATACTGCTGGTAGCATTAGAGGTCGAGACGGATGAAGTAATCATCCAAATCCCACAAGTTTTGAATTTGTTCAGCATGCCTGCGACTGCAGGGTGCAAACCAAGAAAGTGAAACATGGCAAACATCAAGTCACAGATTAAGCGAATTGGCACCAACCTAAAGGCTGCTGAGCGCAACAAGGCTGTTCGCAGCGAGGTCAAGACCGCTGTTCGCGCATCTCGCGAAGCGACTGCAAGCGGCGACAAGGTAGCAGCAGCTGCAGCTCTTGCACTAGCTGGCAAGAAGCTAGACAAGGCAGTTTCAAAGGGTGTTCTTCACAAGAACAACGCTGCAAACCGCAAGTCAGCACTTGCCAAAAAGGTTGCGGCTCTCTAAACCGAAGCTTTAGAAAAACCCCGGGTCATTTGACTCGGGGTTTTTTATTGTCCTGAACCATACCTGGCTTACCTGCAATGTAGCCGCAGACCATCTGGAGCACAGTCAGAGCTGTTAGCAGCCAAAGGCTGACCGCCCAAGAACCAGTTGCGGTGGCCAGAACACCAACTACGAAGGTACCCAAGGCGGAGATTAAATAGCCAACCCCCTGGGTCATCGCTGATAACTGAGTCGTTGCATCGCTGCTCGATGCCCGAATGCTCACTAGTGAGAGGGAAATAGGAAAGGTGGAGGCCTGCCCAATTCCAATCAAGATTG
This portion of the Rhodoluna limnophila genome encodes:
- a CDS encoding HIT domain-containing protein; the protein is MSDCIFCKIAAKEIPAKIVAETELSLAFWDIAPKQPIHILVIPKQHHENVADLVVEAKDYLVDLVQLGSRIASDLSTGSFRLTFNTGVEAGQTVFHAHGHITSTTPKEQVV
- a CDS encoding 16S rRNA (uracil(1498)-N(3))-methyltransferase, with protein sequence MVEPLFKTTLGSPVVDGIITLSGSEGKHAVSVRRMRVGEGIQLTDGRGTRVRGLVDSLAQNSLTVRISEVILESEPAARLTLIQALAKGDRDELAIQAATELGAWGIVPWQSERSISRWEGAKVSKGVERWQTIVAEAAKQSLRVFEPVVTQPMSSKQLATTIESFDLVLVLDPTAKVGLGNVDLSSENVAIVVGPEGGISDSELALFEEAGATRVNLGAPILRTSTAGVAAIAVIQAKLGLWS
- the dnaJ gene encoding molecular chaperone DnaJ, whose translation is MADHYEVLGVARDASEDQIKKAYRKLARELHPDVNPAPEAQERFKSVTHAYEVLSDANSRRQYDMGGQDPFGGSGGFGFGDIFDTFFGGSSQRGPKSRAERGQDALIRLELTLEEVTFGVAKEIEVDTAVICETCSGSCCRPGTSMAVCDICRGTGQIQRQVRSLLGNVVTSQPCGTCRGYGQVIPEPCLDCRGQGRVRARRSLDLNIPAGVEDGLRLQLASQGEVGFAGGPNGDLYVDIAVREHDIFGRQGDDLTCVLVVPMQDAILGALTKIETFDGPQSIEIEPGQQTGDIITVKGRGVQRLRASGRGDLKIRVQVSTPTKLDSKQKELIRKLAAMRKSDSIKLVEQTHGFFAGRRKH
- the hrcA gene encoding heat-inducible transcriptional repressor HrcA, producing MIPDRSLEVLRAIVQDYIATKEPVGSKSLVERHSFGVSAATIRNDMAFLEEENLIHAPHTSAGRVPTDKGYRVFVDRLNEVKPLNTAERLAIESFMTGSADLDETLGRTVRLLSQLTNQVAMVQYPTLGKATVRHIELIPASDTRILMVLITDSGRIQQHVVELGQTIDEGFVGELRARLNTLLTGLALSAVAEKLSGLDKFFESRFAQQVGSICASLVEQVDANRQEKIILAGAANLARREQDFPGSISPVLEAIEEQVVLLKLISEMQAEQHGVSVRIGRENSFEGLAGASVVVSGYENQGSEIAKLGVIGPTRMDYSSNIASVRAVARYLTKALGN
- a CDS encoding DUF4870 domain-containing protein, giving the protein MSDTNEYKSAGNKFSKEEEKLWSVLVHAVAIVFEFFAPVLGFLLFRDKGPFIRHHVTESLNFGLTMVVFAIGLAISVIGWLVIWALPIYWTIFRIVASYRASQGDFYRYPLTIRFVKN
- the hemW gene encoding radical SAM family heme chaperone HemW, yielding MAGPLPIGEPAPSDGSLPAQAGEGAKHRSFHAYVHIPFCRVRCGYCDFNTYTASELDGASQSEYADVLISEIAFSQGVLARTGIENRPLSTVFFGGGTPTQLPASDLVKILASLDSAFGISDAAEITTEANPDTVDLDYLQILKAGGFTRVSFGMQSAVPSVLATLERTHNPANVPAAIEAAKAAGLATSVDLIYGAPGETLEQWRESVLAALSMEPDHISAYALIVEPGTKLARQIRSGDLDEPDEDLQADKYELADELLKDAGFKWYEVSNWSKEAAGVENASRHNLAYWQGQDWWGYGPGAHSHFGGVRWWNQKHPSVYSAALTFGKSPAAGREVLSERTRLEERILLEIRIYEGLSIDLAKTVSEHAVGLIAGFIADGLIEPGAAINGQIRLTLKGRLLADSLVRKLLD
- the lepA gene encoding translation elongation factor 4 codes for the protein MSPRATTRLEPAKTDPAMIRNFCIIAHIDHGKSTLADRMLQLTGVVDDRSMRAQYLDRMDIERERGITIKSQAVRMPWEMDGKTYALNMIDTPGHVDFTYEVSRSLAACEGAVLLVDAAQGIEAQTLANLYLAMENDLKIIPVLNKIDLPAAQPEKYAEELANLIGGNPEDCLRVSGKTGMGVDSLLDLIVNEVPAPVGDPNAPARAMIFDSVYDSYRGVVTYIRMIDGQLKPREQITMMSTKAVHEALEIGVSSPEPEPTKGLGVGEVGYLITGVKDVRQSKVGDTVTTKLNPATEPLKGYADPKPMVFSGVYPIDGSDYPVLREALDKLKLSDAALVYEPETSVALGFGFRIGFLGLLHLEIVTERLEREFGLDLIATAPSVVYEVTLENGDEITVTNPSEFPGGKIKKILEPIVRATILSPKDYVGTIMELCQSRRGTMIDMQYLGEDRVQLRYTLPLAEIVFDFFDQLKSKTAGYGSLDYEEIGLEEGDLVKVDLLLQGEQVDAFSAIVHREKAYAYGVMITGKLRELIPRQQFEVPIQAAIGARIIARESIRAMRKDVLAKCYGGDISRKRKLLEKQKEGKKRMKTIGRVEVPQEAFIAALSTDGEKKGEKKK
- the rpsT gene encoding 30S ribosomal protein S20; translated protein: MANIKSQIKRIGTNLKAAERNKAVRSEVKTAVRASREATASGDKVAAAAALALAGKKLDKAVSKGVLHKNNAANRKSALAKKVAAL